The sequence CTGGGCAAGGCCTCCCCGGCTGAGGCGCCCGCAACTCAGAACAGCCTTCAGGATTCGCTGCGGCAGCGGCAGGCGTTTCCCTTCCAGCCCGACTGCGATGGCAACACCCAGGAGATCGTGGCCTGCCTCTGGCAGCAGCGCAACCAGGCCGATGTGAGCCTGGAGGGCCTGCTGGGCCAGGGAGCCCTGCTCGAGCCATGGCGCTCCAGCCGGCGCCAGGTGTGCGAGCAGACCACCCGCCCGGTGGAGGGCGGCAGCATCGGGCCGATCGTGTGGCTGAGCTGCGAAAACGCGCTCAACGCCACCTTGATCGAGCAGCTCAGCGGGGCGCCGGCGCCCTGAGTTCAGGGCCTTGGTCTCCTGCGGGCTTAGGTCCCAAGGCTTCCAATCAGACCTTGAGGTTGGGGCAGATCACGCTGGCGTTCGGCGCCGGATCGTTCTGCCAGTTCCCCAGCAGACCCCGCAGCTCGGTGCGGAACTGGTGCAACTCCCGCAGGCGTTCGTCCACCAGGTCGATCTGGCGCTGGAGCTGCCGCTGGATGTCGCCACACGGGAGTTGGCCGGCGTCGTGCACCTCCAGACAGCCCTGGATGTCCTCAAGGGTCAGGCCAAGGCTCTTGAGCCGCCGGATGAACTCCAGACGGCGCAGGCTGCTTTCAGCGAACAGCCGGTAGCCCCCCGCACTGCGGCCAACCGCCGGCAGCAGGCCCAGCTCCTCGTAGTAGCGAAGGGTCTTGACCGGCAGCCCGCTGCGTTGCGCCAGGACGCCGATCTTCATGGCCGCAGGATTGTCCATGTCCCGAGGGGGAGGGCCTGCCGGCGGGATCACTGGGGAGGGTGGCGCGACAGTCATTGGGAGAAAACTCTCCATCACAGTGGAGACTCTAGTTGGCCCTGAAGGCTTTTCTGCTGTCTGCCTTTGAGCTCCCGGGCCTATCCGCTCCCTGAAGCCCGTGTCATCCCAGGCGGGCCTTGACTCTCCAGCCAACTGGAGCCCATAGGGTAAAGGCACTGTCACCCGCAGCGCCCCAGCCCTGCCTCCAGCCCCCGCGATGAGCACCCCGTCCGCCAGCCCTCCCTGTTGCCATGCCGAGGATCCAGCCGGCTTGGCCGATGGCATGGAGCGGGAGCTGGCCCGGGAACGCACCGAGCTGCGCCGCAAGGTGAATGTGGCGGTGGTGCTCACCGCACTGGTGATGCTCTCGAGCCTGCCCCACATGCTCGGGGTCCACAGCCTGCCCTTCCTGCCGGGCTGGTTCACCAGCCCCTGGACCCAGCTGATCCTCACCACGCCGGTGCTGTTCTGGTGCGGCCGGGGCTTCTTCAGCGGCGCCGCCTCGGCCTTTCGCCAGCACAGCGCCGACATGAACACCCTGGTGGCGGCCGGCACCGGCATCGCCTGGCTCACCTCGCTGTTCAGCACCGTCTTCCCCCAGCTGCTGATCGCCGAGGGCCTGCCGGCAGACGTCTACTACGAAACCGCCGCTGTGATCCTCACCATGGTGCTGCTGGGCAACCTGATGGAGGCCCGCGCCCGGGGGCAGACCTCCGAGGCGATCCGGCGCCTGCTGCAGCTCCAGCCCCCCACGGCCCGGGTGCTGCGTCACGGCCAGCCGGTGCAGATCCCCGTGTCGCAAGTGGTGGTGGGCGATCTGGTGCAGGTGCGCCCGGGCGAGAAGCTGCCCACCGATGGGGTGGTGAGCGAAGGCAGCTCCTGGGTGGAGGAATCGATGCTCACCGGGGAGCCCACGCCTGTGGCCAAGGCGGCGGGCGATGCGGTGATCGGCGCCTCGATGAACCGCAGCGGCAGCTTCACCTTCCGGGTCAGCCGGGTGGGGACGGGCACGGTGCTGGCCCAGATCGTGGAGCTGGTGCGCCAGGCCCAGAGCTCCCGCACCCAGGTGCAGCGGGTGGCCGATCAGGTGGTGAGCTGGTTCGCGCCGGCGGTGATCGCCCTGGCCATTGCCGCCTATGTGATCTGGTTTCTGGTGAGCGGCAATGCGGTGCTGGCGATGCTCTTTCTGGTGAGCGTGCTGGTGATCGCCTGTCCCTGTGCCCTGGGCCTGGCCACCCCCACCTCGATCATGGTGGCCTCCGGCAAGGGAGCGGAGAACGGCCTGATCTTCCGCAGCGCCGAGGCGCTCGAAACTGCCGGCACGCTCCGCACCATCGTGCTCGACAAGACCGGCACCCTCACCCGCGGCCAGCCGGAGGTGACCCAGTTCGAGCGACTCGACGGTGGCGCGCTGCCGGCTGACACCCTGCTGGCCCTGACGGCCGCACTGGAATCCCGCTCGGAGCATCCCCTGGCCGAGGCGATCGTGGCCTATGCGACAGGCCAGCTGCAGCCGGGCGATCTGCCGGCGGTGACGGCCTTCGAGGCCGTGGCGGGTCGCGGCGTGCAGGGGGTGATCGCCGGCCAGCAGGTGCGGGTCGGCACCCCCCGCTGGCTCCCTGAACTCGGCATCGACACCGCGGCCCTCGAGCCCCTGGTGGAGCGCCTGGAGGCCCTGGCCTGCAGTGTGGCGGCCGTGGAGGTGGACGGGCGGATCGAGGCCTGCTTCGGGGTGGCCGATCCGCTCAAACCCAGTGCCGCGGCAGCGGTGGCGGCGCTGCGGCGGCTGGGTCTTCAGGTGGTGATGCTCAGCGGTGACGCCCGCCGCACCGCCGAGGTGGTGGCCACCCAGGTGGGGATCGAGCGGGTGGTGGCCGAGGTGCGTCCCGCCGACAAGGCCTCGGTGGTGCAACGGCTGCAGGAGCAGGGGGAGGGCCCGGTGGCGATGGTGGGTGACGGCATCAACGACGCCCCCGCCCTGGCCCAGGCCGACGTGGGCCTCGCCATGGGCACCGGCACCGATGTGGCGATCGCCGCCAGCGACGTCACCCTGATCTCCGGCAACCTGGCCGGCGTGCCGGCGGCGATCGAGCTCAGCCGCCACACCATGGCCAACATCCGCCAGAACCTGTTCTTCGCCTTCGCCTACAACGTGGCCGGCATCCCGATCGCCGCCGGTGTGCTGTTCCCCCTCACCGGCTGGCTGCTGAGCCCGATGCTGGCCGGCGCCGCCATGGCCTTCAGCTCCGTGTCGGTTGTGAGCAATGCCCTGCGGCTGCGCCGCTTCCGGCCTGCGCCCCTGCCGAGGGCGGCCTGATGACGCTCCCACCCCTGATGTCGCCCCTGCCTGCCCTAGCCGTCGCCGTCACCGCTGCCACGAGCGCCTCCACCGCCGAGCCGCTCTGGCGCAGCATCGAGCAGCCTGTGCTGCTGAAGGTCCTGGTGGCCGGCGCAGGGGTGGCACTGATCATCTGGGAGCTGTGGTGGTTCCTCGGCCGCCATGGTGGTGGCGTGGCGGCCCACGAGGGGGAGCACGGGCTGCAGGAGATCACCATCACCGTGGACGGCGGCTATGCCCCCTCGCGGATCCGGGTGAAGGCCGGCCAGCCGGTGCGGCTCAGCTTTCACCGGATCGATCCGAGCGGCTGCGTGGCGAAGGTGATCTTCCCCGATTTCCACCAATCCCTCGATCTGCCCCTGGATGCCACCACCTCCGTGGACTTGCCGGCCAAGGCTGCCGGCACCTATCCCTTCCACTGCGGCATGAACATGGTGCGGGGCAGCCTTGAGGTGGAGTGACCCGAGGCGGCGCGGGCCAGGTTGGTCGCGAGCGCTCAGGCGCTGATCTCCAGGGTGCCCATCATGCCCAGCTCCTCGTGATCGAGGATGTGGCAGTGATACACCGTGCGTCCGGCGAAATCATCGAACCGGGTGCGAATCCGCACGGTTTCGCCTGGGCGCAGCAGCACCACATCTCTCCAGGCGCGCCACGGCTCCGGCGTGCCGTTGCGACTGATCACCTGG is a genomic window of Cyanobium sp. NS01 containing:
- a CDS encoding lysozyme inhibitor LprI family protein; this translates as MLLHALLLHALVIRSLPRCWLLLSSVLLWPALAPVAARSGESPLGKASPAEAPATQNSLQDSLRQRQAFPFQPDCDGNTQEIVACLWQQRNQADVSLEGLLGQGALLEPWRSSRRQVCEQTTRPVEGGSIGPIVWLSCENALNATLIEQLSGAPAP
- a CDS encoding heavy metal-responsive transcriptional regulator; amino-acid sequence: MKIGVLAQRSGLPVKTLRYYEELGLLPAVGRSAGGYRLFAESSLRRLEFIRRLKSLGLTLEDIQGCLEVHDAGQLPCGDIQRQLQRQIDLVDERLRELHQFRTELRGLLGNWQNDPAPNASVICPNLKV
- a CDS encoding copper-translocating P-type ATPase gives rise to the protein MSTPSASPPCCHAEDPAGLADGMERELARERTELRRKVNVAVVLTALVMLSSLPHMLGVHSLPFLPGWFTSPWTQLILTTPVLFWCGRGFFSGAASAFRQHSADMNTLVAAGTGIAWLTSLFSTVFPQLLIAEGLPADVYYETAAVILTMVLLGNLMEARARGQTSEAIRRLLQLQPPTARVLRHGQPVQIPVSQVVVGDLVQVRPGEKLPTDGVVSEGSSWVEESMLTGEPTPVAKAAGDAVIGASMNRSGSFTFRVSRVGTGTVLAQIVELVRQAQSSRTQVQRVADQVVSWFAPAVIALAIAAYVIWFLVSGNAVLAMLFLVSVLVIACPCALGLATPTSIMVASGKGAENGLIFRSAEALETAGTLRTIVLDKTGTLTRGQPEVTQFERLDGGALPADTLLALTAALESRSEHPLAEAIVAYATGQLQPGDLPAVTAFEAVAGRGVQGVIAGQQVRVGTPRWLPELGIDTAALEPLVERLEALACSVAAVEVDGRIEACFGVADPLKPSAAAAVAALRRLGLQVVMLSGDARRTAEVVATQVGIERVVAEVRPADKASVVQRLQEQGEGPVAMVGDGINDAPALAQADVGLAMGTGTDVAIAASDVTLISGNLAGVPAAIELSRHTMANIRQNLFFAFAYNVAGIPIAAGVLFPLTGWLLSPMLAGAAMAFSSVSVVSNALRLRRFRPAPLPRAA
- a CDS encoding cupredoxin domain-containing protein: MTLPPLMSPLPALAVAVTAATSASTAEPLWRSIEQPVLLKVLVAGAGVALIIWELWWFLGRHGGGVAAHEGEHGLQEITITVDGGYAPSRIRVKAGQPVRLSFHRIDPSGCVAKVIFPDFHQSLDLPLDATTSVDLPAKAAGTYPFHCGMNMVRGSLEVE